A single genomic interval of Bradyrhizobium japonicum USDA 6 harbors:
- a CDS encoding response regulator transcription factor, with protein MTDQAKPTQAQAQAGADDPIVLIVDDDPSMRRALTNLFQSVGLRVEAFGSAAEVLEAKPPGVPSCLVLDIRLPGSSGFDLQADLVKADIRTPIIFITGHGDIPMTVRAMKSGAIDFLTKPVRDQDMLDAVQAAIERDRRRRDAEKSVSSVRARFEGLTARQRDILVLVASGLMNKQVAAELGLAEITVKIYRGQIMRKMGAKSLADLVRMTETLGIPRPGGKVQT; from the coding sequence GTGACCGACCAGGCCAAGCCAACACAGGCGCAGGCACAGGCGGGGGCCGACGATCCGATCGTCCTGATCGTCGATGACGATCCGTCGATGCGGCGTGCGCTCACCAATCTCTTCCAATCGGTCGGCCTCAGGGTGGAGGCCTTCGGCTCGGCGGCGGAGGTCTTGGAAGCCAAGCCGCCGGGGGTCCCCAGCTGCCTCGTGCTCGACATCCGCCTGCCCGGCTCGAGCGGCTTCGACCTCCAGGCGGACCTCGTGAAGGCCGACATTCGCACGCCCATCATCTTCATCACCGGTCATGGCGATATCCCGATGACCGTCAGGGCCATGAAGAGTGGCGCCATCGATTTTCTGACCAAGCCGGTGCGCGACCAGGACATGCTGGATGCAGTCCAGGCTGCGATCGAACGGGATCGCAGGCGGCGCGATGCCGAGAAGTCGGTGTCAAGCGTGCGCGCTCGCTTCGAAGGCCTGACGGCGCGTCAGCGCGACATTCTCGTCCTGGTTGCGTCGGGCCTGATGAATAAGCAAGTCGCTGCCGAGCTCGGATTGGCTGAGATTACCGTCAAGATCTATCGCGGGCAGATCATGCGGAAAATGGGCGCGAAGTCATTGGCCGATCTCGTCAGAATGACCGAGACGCTCGGAATCCCACGCCCGGGGGGAAAAGTGCAAACCTAA
- a CDS encoding nucleoside deaminase — protein sequence MAIEAHHFDFMLEAIREAEASIAQGGLPIGAVLTRGNEIIARGHNNRVQEKNVILHGEMSCLREAGVISFHDTVMYTTLSPCSMCAGALALFKVKLVVIGESVTFPGSKDILDKFGIPWIDLADDRSITMMKNWRSIPANERLWQGDIGN from the coding sequence GTGGCGATCGAAGCCCATCATTTCGATTTCATGCTGGAGGCGATCCGTGAGGCGGAGGCCTCGATCGCGCAGGGCGGCCTGCCGATCGGCGCCGTGCTGACGCGCGGCAATGAGATCATCGCCCGCGGCCACAACAATCGTGTGCAGGAAAAGAACGTCATCCTGCACGGCGAGATGAGCTGCCTGCGCGAGGCCGGCGTGATCTCGTTCCACGACACCGTCATGTACACCACGCTGTCGCCATGCTCGATGTGCGCCGGCGCACTCGCTCTGTTCAAGGTGAAGCTGGTGGTGATCGGGGAATCCGTCACCTTCCCGGGCTCCAAGGACATCCTCGACAAGTTCGGCATCCCCTGGATCGACCTTGCCGACGACCGCTCCATCACCATGATGAAGAATTGGCGTTCCATCCCTGCCAACGAGCGCCTGTGGCAGGGCGACATCGGCAACTAA
- a CDS encoding tripartite tricarboxylate transporter substrate binding protein BugD, whose protein sequence is MKKAILAGLIGVLAVAGAARADDYPSHPITVIVPFAAGGPSDAMARVLAERMRVTLGQPLVIENVTGAGGSIGVGRAVQSAPDGYTVSFGHLGTHVANGAVYKLKYDLVADLEPVVLLPSNPMIVVSKNAVPATSLKELIEWLKSRPSPPTAGTAGAGSGSHIAGVYFESVSGIKLQYVPYRGTAPALNDLIAGQIDVIIDQTSNSINQVRAGTIRAYAITDDKRLSSAPDIPTAAEAGLKGFNMTLWSGLWVPKGTPKEIVTKLNAAAVEALNDPAVKKQLESQGLEMTPKDQLTPEALGARQKAEIAKWWPIIKAANIKVD, encoded by the coding sequence ATGAAGAAGGCCATCTTAGCCGGGCTGATCGGTGTTCTCGCTGTGGCCGGCGCCGCGCGCGCCGACGACTATCCCTCACATCCCATCACCGTCATCGTTCCCTTCGCCGCCGGCGGCCCGTCGGATGCGATGGCGCGCGTGCTCGCCGAGCGCATGCGGGTGACGCTCGGCCAGCCGCTGGTGATCGAGAATGTCACCGGCGCGGGCGGCTCGATCGGCGTCGGTCGCGCCGTGCAGTCGGCGCCGGACGGCTACACCGTCTCCTTCGGCCATCTCGGCACCCATGTTGCCAACGGCGCCGTCTACAAGCTCAAATACGACCTCGTCGCCGATCTCGAGCCGGTGGTGCTGCTGCCGAGCAATCCGATGATCGTGGTGAGCAAGAATGCAGTGCCCGCGACCTCGCTGAAGGAGCTCATCGAGTGGCTGAAGTCGCGGCCGTCGCCGCCGACCGCCGGCACCGCCGGCGCAGGCTCCGGCAGCCATATCGCCGGTGTCTATTTCGAGAGCGTCAGCGGCATCAAGCTGCAATATGTGCCGTATCGCGGCACGGCGCCCGCGCTGAACGATCTCATCGCCGGCCAGATCGACGTCATCATCGATCAGACCTCCAACTCCATCAACCAGGTCCGCGCCGGCACGATCCGCGCCTATGCCATCACCGACGACAAGCGGCTCTCGTCGGCGCCGGACATCCCGACGGCAGCCGAGGCGGGGCTGAAAGGCTTCAACATGACGTTGTGGTCGGGCCTGTGGGTGCCGAAAGGCACGCCGAAGGAGATCGTCACCAAGCTCAATGCGGCCGCCGTGGAAGCGCTGAACGATCCGGCCGTGAAGAAGCAGCTCGAGAGCCAGGGCCTCGAGATGACGCCCAAGGATCAGCTCACGCCCGAAGCGCTCGGCGCCCGCCAGAAGGCGGAAATCGCAAAATGGTGGCCGATTATCAAGGCCGCCAACATCAAGGTGGATTGA
- a CDS encoding response regulator transcription factor has protein sequence MSDPSVISVIDDDPSVRLATNNLLTSRGYTVYIFGSALEFLQSAELKTTSCVIADVQMSVMGGVDLLMHMRGLGHRTPFIFMTAFPDDAVRDRALKAGAICFLAKPFSTPTLINCLEKALSKQSEAKA, from the coding sequence TTGTCAGACCCTTCGGTCATTTCCGTCATTGACGATGATCCCTCCGTCCGCCTTGCGACCAACAATCTCCTGACGTCGCGGGGATACACGGTCTACATCTTTGGCTCCGCTCTCGAATTTCTCCAGTCGGCCGAACTGAAGACGACATCCTGCGTGATCGCGGATGTGCAGATGTCGGTCATGGGCGGGGTTGATCTTTTGATGCATATGCGCGGCCTTGGTCACCGCACACCGTTCATCTTCATGACTGCCTTTCCCGACGATGCCGTGCGCGACCGCGCGCTGAAAGCTGGCGCCATCTGCTTTCTCGCGAAGCCGTTTTCAACGCCGACCCTGATCAATTGCCTGGAGAAGGCCCTGTCGAAGCAGAGCGAAGCTAAGGCGTAA
- a CDS encoding DUF5076 domain-containing protein — protein MAGPKEQPLPPDVLARDDAVEILRVFVLDGGLSMAFQRAFEEPDMWGLLLVDLARHAARAYARESEYTEEDALSRILEMFQAEIERPTDTGTTTPRGKGH, from the coding sequence ATGGCGGGTCCGAAGGAGCAGCCATTGCCACCCGACGTCCTCGCCCGCGACGATGCGGTCGAGATCCTGCGCGTGTTCGTGCTGGACGGCGGGCTGTCGATGGCGTTCCAGCGCGCCTTCGAGGAGCCCGACATGTGGGGCCTCCTGCTCGTCGATCTCGCCCGCCACGCGGCGCGCGCCTATGCGCGCGAGAGCGAATACACCGAGGAGGACGCGCTGAGCCGGATCCTCGAGATGTTCCAGGCGGAGATTGAACGGCCAACCGATACGGGCACGACGACGCCGCGCGGGAAGGGGCACTGA
- a CDS encoding PAS domain-containing protein, with amino-acid sequence MMPGQIAKFGNSAAQLLLGGLAALRSFGTGEKDRPAVGDDSRQDIRDLRDAVKQWREVFEHNPVMYFMVDPAGTVLNVNTFGAAQLGYTAAELTGQSVLNVFFEEDRNFVRQCVGLCLETVDQSHTWEIRKIRKDGSVLWVRENAKAMLRGDGTPVVLVACENITQRKEAEDALRQSEAYLAQAQELSRTGSFGLSPATGEIFWSRETFRIFQCDPATQPNLGFVFQRIHPEDRDAVRKTLDRAFREAEDFDHEYRLLMPDGSIKYLHSVARAVRRASGCVEFAGAVTDVTIAKETEQRLRRSEAYLAEAQRLSHTSSWAWDVRRQEFAYRSAELYRLFGFEPDQTDVPARAFQQRILADDFQRIADAERRAIHQGEPFEIDFRIARPDGSIRRVHTEGHPVKGGDGDVMEIIGTHVDVTEQFAAKEALQKAFDELKQSEQRFRDYAETASDWFWETGPDHRITRISEHADTASPVPTGLIGLTRWDLPPDAEFEPEKWEQHRAALDAHLPFRDLVYRGRDRNGSPIYVRTSGKPFHDENGSFLGYRGVSSDVTAAIRTEQAEDALRKAQAELAHVTRITTLGELTTSIAHEINQPLAAVISNADACIGWLGRAPADLDAARRSVEWIVEDANRASEVIRRIRALAKKTEIEMVPLDINQVVREVMALVRRELATHAVSVRMELASGLPNICGDRIQLQQVLINLVMNGIEAMQANVELPRELAIRSSRDGDGHLLLTVTDRGVGLDSDVTDRIFMPFFTTKSSGLGMGLSICRSIIEAHAGRLSAFPNEGSGATFQIALPVPHEAAS; translated from the coding sequence ATGATGCCTGGCCAAATCGCGAAATTTGGGAATTCGGCCGCACAATTGCTGCTCGGCGGCCTCGCGGCGCTTCGATCTTTCGGCACCGGCGAGAAGGACAGACCCGCGGTCGGTGATGACTCGCGACAGGACATCCGCGATCTACGCGACGCCGTGAAGCAGTGGCGCGAGGTATTCGAGCACAATCCGGTCATGTACTTCATGGTCGATCCGGCCGGGACGGTGCTCAACGTGAACACGTTTGGCGCCGCACAATTGGGCTACACGGCGGCCGAGTTGACCGGCCAATCCGTGCTGAACGTCTTTTTCGAGGAAGACCGCAACTTCGTCCGTCAATGCGTAGGTCTGTGCCTGGAAACCGTGGACCAGTCGCACACCTGGGAGATTCGCAAGATCCGCAAAGACGGCTCGGTTCTCTGGGTCCGTGAAAACGCCAAGGCGATGCTGCGCGGCGACGGCACGCCGGTCGTGCTGGTCGCCTGTGAAAACATCACCCAGCGCAAGGAGGCGGAGGATGCGCTGCGGCAGAGCGAGGCCTACCTCGCCCAGGCTCAGGAACTGAGCCGCACGGGCAGCTTCGGCTTGAGCCCCGCGACCGGCGAGATCTTCTGGTCGAGGGAAACCTTTCGCATTTTCCAATGTGACCCGGCAACGCAGCCGAACCTGGGCTTCGTTTTTCAGCGCATCCATCCGGAGGACCGCGATGCGGTCCGCAAGACCCTCGATCGAGCCTTCCGCGAAGCGGAGGATTTCGACCATGAATATCGCCTGTTGATGCCGGATGGATCCATCAAATATCTCCATTCCGTGGCACGCGCGGTGAGACGTGCATCCGGCTGCGTCGAGTTCGCCGGCGCTGTCACCGATGTCACGATTGCAAAGGAAACAGAGCAGAGGCTGCGCCGCAGTGAGGCCTATCTGGCCGAGGCCCAACGCCTCAGCCATACGAGCAGCTGGGCCTGGGACGTACGTCGTCAGGAGTTTGCCTACCGATCGGCTGAACTCTACCGCCTGTTCGGATTTGAGCCGGACCAGACCGATGTCCCGGCGCGGGCTTTCCAGCAACGGATCCTCGCCGATGACTTTCAACGAATTGCCGACGCGGAACGTCGCGCAATCCACCAGGGGGAGCCCTTCGAAATCGACTTTCGGATTGCGCGCCCGGACGGTTCGATACGACGTGTCCATACGGAGGGACATCCTGTCAAAGGCGGCGATGGCGATGTGATGGAGATCATCGGCACGCACGTGGACGTCACCGAGCAGTTCGCCGCAAAAGAAGCACTGCAAAAGGCCTTTGACGAGCTCAAGCAATCCGAGCAGCGCTTCCGCGACTATGCCGAAACCGCGTCGGACTGGTTTTGGGAGACCGGGCCGGATCACCGCATCACCCGGATATCGGAACACGCCGATACGGCCAGTCCGGTGCCGACCGGCTTGATCGGGCTGACACGTTGGGACCTTCCGCCCGATGCCGAGTTCGAGCCCGAGAAATGGGAGCAGCATCGCGCGGCGCTCGATGCCCACCTTCCGTTCCGCGACCTGGTTTACCGCGGCAGGGATCGTAACGGATCTCCGATTTACGTGCGCACCAGCGGCAAGCCCTTCCATGACGAGAATGGTAGCTTCCTTGGCTATAGGGGCGTCAGCAGCGATGTGACAGCGGCGATCCGCACCGAGCAGGCCGAAGATGCCCTGCGCAAAGCGCAAGCCGAGCTCGCTCACGTGACGCGCATCACGACGCTCGGCGAGCTCACCACCTCGATTGCCCACGAAATCAACCAGCCTCTCGCCGCCGTCATTTCCAATGCGGACGCCTGCATCGGCTGGCTCGGCCGCGCCCCGGCCGATCTCGATGCTGCGCGCCGGTCCGTCGAATGGATCGTCGAGGACGCCAATCGGGCCAGCGAGGTGATCCGCCGAATCCGGGCGCTCGCGAAAAAGACCGAGATCGAGATGGTTCCACTCGATATCAATCAGGTCGTGAGGGAGGTGATGGCCCTCGTGCGGCGCGAGCTCGCCACCCATGCCGTGTCGGTGCGAATGGAGTTGGCGTCCGGCCTGCCCAACATTTGTGGCGATCGGATCCAGCTCCAGCAGGTGCTGATCAACCTCGTCATGAACGGGATCGAGGCGATGCAAGCCAATGTCGAGCTCCCGCGCGAGCTGGCGATCCGCTCCAGTCGGGACGGCGACGGGCACCTGCTCCTTACCGTGACAGATCGCGGTGTCGGCCTTGACAGCGACGTGACGGACCGCATCTTCATGCCGTTCTTCACCACAAAGTCGAGCGGCCTGGGGATGGGACTATCGATCTGCCGATCGATCATCGAGGCTCACGCGGGCCGGCTGTCGGCATTTCCAAACGAGGGGAGCGGTGCAACATTCCAGATTGCCCTGCCCGTCCCGCACGAGGCCGCGTCGTGA
- a CDS encoding pyruvate dehydrogenase complex dihydrolipoamide acetyltransferase yields MPINILMPALSPTMEKGNLAKWLKKEGDKVKSGDVIAEIETDKATMEVEAIDEGTIAKILVPEGTQDVPVNDVIAVLAGEGEDVKAAGAAKPSASAAPPKAAEAPAAAPAPAAAPAPAAAPAAPKAAPPPAAAPAPQAAAPAAQSNGHGGRVFSSPLARRLAKDAGIDVSMVTGTGPHGRVVARDVEQAKSGKGLKAPAAAPSGAPSIAPTMSDKQILSLFEPGSYEIVPHDGMRRTIAQRLTASIQNVPHFYLTIDCDIGKLLAAREEINAAAPKDKEKKPLYKISVNDFVIKAMAVALQRIPNCNVSWTESGMVKHHHSDVGVAVAMPGGLITPIIRKAETKTLSTISNEMKDFAARARSRKLKPEEYQGGTTAVSNLGMFGISHFTAVINPPHATILAVGTSEERPVVRGGKIEIAHMMSVTLSCDHRAIDGALGAELIGAFKQLIENPVMMMV; encoded by the coding sequence ATGCCCATCAACATCCTGATGCCCGCTCTCTCGCCGACAATGGAGAAGGGCAACCTCGCCAAGTGGCTGAAGAAGGAAGGCGACAAGGTCAAATCCGGCGACGTCATCGCCGAGATCGAGACCGACAAGGCGACCATGGAGGTCGAGGCGATCGATGAAGGCACGATCGCCAAGATCCTCGTGCCCGAGGGCACGCAGGACGTCCCGGTCAACGACGTGATCGCGGTGCTGGCCGGCGAGGGCGAGGACGTGAAGGCGGCTGGTGCCGCCAAGCCCAGCGCCTCGGCCGCACCTCCGAAAGCTGCTGAAGCGCCCGCCGCCGCGCCGGCTCCCGCCGCCGCGCCGGCTCCCGCAGCTGCGCCTGCCGCGCCCAAGGCTGCGCCGCCGCCTGCCGCTGCACCGGCGCCGCAGGCCGCAGCTCCGGCCGCGCAGAGCAACGGCCATGGCGGCCGCGTGTTCTCATCGCCGCTCGCGCGCCGTCTTGCCAAGGACGCCGGCATCGACGTGTCGATGGTGACCGGTACCGGTCCGCACGGCCGCGTGGTCGCGCGCGACGTCGAGCAGGCCAAGTCCGGCAAGGGCCTGAAGGCGCCTGCCGCTGCGCCGTCCGGGGCGCCCTCGATCGCGCCGACCATGTCGGACAAGCAGATCCTGTCGCTGTTCGAGCCCGGCTCCTACGAGATCGTCCCGCATGACGGCATGCGCCGCACGATCGCGCAGCGCCTGACTGCGTCGATCCAGAACGTCCCGCACTTCTACCTCACCATCGACTGCGACATCGGCAAGCTGCTCGCCGCGCGCGAGGAGATCAACGCGGCTGCTCCCAAGGACAAGGAGAAGAAGCCGCTCTACAAGATCTCGGTCAACGACTTCGTCATCAAGGCGATGGCCGTTGCGCTCCAGAGAATCCCGAACTGCAATGTCAGCTGGACCGAAAGCGGCATGGTCAAGCACCACCATTCCGACGTCGGTGTCGCCGTGGCGATGCCCGGTGGCCTGATCACGCCGATCATCCGCAAGGCAGAGACCAAGACGCTCTCCACCATCTCCAACGAGATGAAGGATTTTGCCGCGCGCGCCCGCTCGCGCAAGCTGAAGCCCGAGGAATACCAGGGCGGCACCACCGCGGTCTCCAACCTCGGCATGTTCGGCATCAGCCACTTCACCGCCGTGATCAACCCGCCGCATGCGACGATCCTCGCGGTCGGCACCAGCGAAGAGCGGCCGGTCGTGCGTGGCGGCAAGATCGAGATCGCGCACATGATGAGCGTGACCTTGTCCTGCGATCACCGCGCCATCGACGGCGCGCTTGGCGCCGAGCTGATCGGCGCGTTCAAGCAGCTGATCGAAAATCCCGTCATGATGATGGTCTGA
- the lpdA gene encoding dihydrolipoyl dehydrogenase, whose translation MADTSFDVIIIGSGPGGYVTAIRAAQLGFKVAIVEKSYLGGICLNWGCIPTKALLRSAEIYHYMQHAKDYGLSAEKVSFDPKAVVQRSRGVSKRLNDGVGFLMKKNKVSVIWGAASIDAPGKVTVKKSDVEGPKGALGEGSYQAKHIIIATGARPRVLPGLEPDKKLIWTYFEAMVPEKMPKSLLVVGSGAIGIEFASFFHTMGSEVTVVEVLPQILPVEDAEIAGLARKRLEKQGIKIMSSTKVTKLEKKADSVVATIDDGKGKPVTTEFERVISAVGVVGNIENLGLEKLGVKTDRGCIVIDGYGKTNVPGIYAIGDVAGPPMLAHKAEHEGVICVEAIKGLHPHPMDKNLIPGCTYCQPQVASVGLTEAKAKESGREIRVGRFPFVGNGKAIALGEDQGLVKVIFDKKTGQLLGAHMVGAEVTELIQGYVVAMNLETTEEELMHTVFPHPTLSEMMKEAVLDAYGRVLNI comes from the coding sequence ATGGCCGATACATCCTTCGACGTCATCATCATCGGCTCTGGCCCCGGCGGCTATGTCACCGCGATCCGCGCCGCCCAGCTCGGTTTCAAGGTCGCGATCGTCGAGAAGTCCTATCTCGGCGGCATCTGCCTGAACTGGGGCTGCATCCCGACCAAGGCGCTGCTGCGCTCCGCCGAGATCTACCACTACATGCAGCACGCCAAGGATTACGGCCTGTCGGCGGAAAAGGTCTCGTTCGACCCGAAGGCGGTGGTGCAGCGTTCGCGCGGCGTCTCGAAGCGGCTGAACGACGGCGTCGGCTTCCTGATGAAGAAGAACAAGGTCAGCGTGATCTGGGGCGCGGCCTCGATCGACGCGCCCGGCAAGGTCACCGTGAAGAAGTCCGACGTCGAGGGCCCGAAGGGTGCGCTGGGCGAGGGGAGCTACCAGGCCAAGCACATCATCATTGCAACCGGTGCGCGGCCGCGCGTGCTGCCCGGGCTCGAGCCCGACAAGAAGCTTATCTGGACCTATTTCGAAGCGATGGTCCCGGAGAAGATGCCGAAGTCGCTGCTGGTCGTCGGCTCAGGCGCGATCGGCATCGAGTTCGCCTCGTTCTTCCACACCATGGGCTCCGAGGTCACCGTGGTCGAGGTGCTGCCGCAAATCCTGCCCGTCGAGGACGCCGAGATTGCAGGCCTCGCCCGCAAGCGCCTCGAGAAGCAGGGCATCAAGATCATGTCCTCGACCAAGGTCACGAAGCTGGAGAAGAAGGCCGACAGCGTCGTCGCCACCATCGACGACGGCAAGGGCAAACCCGTCACCACCGAGTTCGAGCGCGTGATCTCGGCGGTCGGCGTCGTCGGCAATATCGAGAATCTCGGCCTCGAAAAGCTCGGTGTCAAAACGGATCGCGGCTGTATCGTCATCGACGGCTACGGCAAGACCAACGTCCCCGGCATCTACGCCATCGGCGACGTCGCCGGTCCCCCCATGCTGGCGCACAAGGCCGAGCATGAAGGCGTGATCTGCGTCGAGGCCATCAAGGGCCTGCATCCGCATCCCATGGACAAGAACCTGATCCCGGGCTGCACCTATTGCCAGCCGCAGGTCGCCTCCGTCGGCCTCACCGAAGCCAAGGCCAAGGAGAGTGGCCGAGAGATCCGCGTCGGCCGTTTCCCGTTCGTCGGCAACGGCAAGGCGATTGCGCTCGGCGAAGACCAGGGTCTCGTCAAGGTGATCTTCGACAAGAAGACCGGCCAGCTCCTCGGCGCCCACATGGTCGGTGCCGAAGTCACCGAGCTGATCCAGGGCTACGTCGTCGCGATGAACCTGGAGACGACCGAAGAAGAGCTGATGCACACGGTGTTCCCGCATCCGACCCTGTCGGAGATGATGAAGGAAGCCGTGCTCGATGCGTATGGAAGGGTGTTGAATATTTGA
- a CDS encoding threonine synthase: MHDNDNLTIERPTFVTHLECAMEGDHYAADQVHNLSKAGKPLLVRYDLAGVKKALTKDALAQRPGDMWRYRELLPVRKCKDIVSLGEVTTPLIRLPKLGAKLGGGEIIVKDEGRLPTGSFKARGLVMAVSMGKALGIKHMAMPTNGNAGAALAAYATSCGIKTTIFCPADTPEVNVSEIELQGATVYRVNGYIDDCGKIVGEGKAKVGWFDTSTLKEPYRIEGKKTMGLELAEQLGWDVPDVIFYPTGGGTGLIGMWKAFDELEKIGFIGSKRPRMVAVQASGCAPMVRAYDAGTEHATRWEDAHTIASGIRVPQAIGDFLILRAVRQSKGFAIAVDDDKISAALNEVAREEGLLLCPEGAATYAAYKDSLADGRVSKTDRVMLFNCATGLKYPLPPVTRTLDRHKPIDYTQF; the protein is encoded by the coding sequence ATGCACGATAACGACAATCTCACCATCGAACGCCCGACCTTCGTTACGCACCTCGAATGCGCGATGGAGGGCGATCATTACGCCGCCGACCAGGTCCACAATCTTTCCAAGGCCGGCAAGCCGCTATTGGTGCGCTACGACCTCGCGGGCGTGAAGAAGGCGCTGACCAAGGATGCGCTTGCCCAGCGTCCCGGCGACATGTGGCGCTACCGCGAGCTCTTGCCCGTGCGCAAATGCAAGGACATCGTCTCGCTCGGCGAGGTCACGACGCCGCTGATCCGGCTACCGAAGCTCGGCGCCAAGCTTGGCGGCGGCGAGATCATCGTCAAGGACGAGGGACGCCTGCCGACCGGCTCGTTCAAGGCGCGGGGCCTCGTGATGGCGGTGTCGATGGGCAAGGCGCTCGGCATCAAGCACATGGCGATGCCGACCAACGGCAATGCCGGCGCGGCGCTCGCGGCCTACGCGACCTCCTGCGGCATCAAGACCACGATCTTCTGCCCGGCCGACACGCCGGAAGTGAACGTGAGCGAGATCGAGCTTCAGGGCGCGACCGTCTATCGCGTCAACGGCTATATCGACGATTGCGGCAAGATCGTCGGCGAAGGCAAGGCAAAAGTCGGCTGGTTCGACACGTCCACGCTCAAGGAGCCGTACCGTATCGAGGGCAAGAAGACGATGGGCCTGGAGCTCGCCGAGCAGCTCGGCTGGGACGTGCCCGACGTGATCTTCTATCCGACCGGCGGCGGCACTGGCCTGATCGGAATGTGGAAGGCTTTCGACGAGCTGGAGAAGATCGGGTTCATCGGCTCCAAGCGCCCGCGCATGGTCGCGGTGCAGGCGTCGGGCTGCGCGCCGATGGTGCGGGCCTATGACGCCGGCACCGAGCATGCGACGCGCTGGGAAGACGCCCACACGATTGCGTCGGGCATCCGCGTGCCGCAGGCGATCGGCGATTTCCTGATCCTGCGTGCCGTGCGTCAGAGCAAGGGTTTTGCCATCGCGGTCGACGACGACAAGATCTCGGCGGCGCTGAACGAGGTCGCACGCGAGGAGGGGCTGCTGCTCTGTCCCGAGGGCGCCGCGACCTACGCCGCCTACAAGGACAGCCTTGCCGACGGCCGCGTCAGCAAGACCGACCGCGTGATGCTGTTCAACTGCGCGACGGGCCTGAAGTACCCGCTGCCGCCGGTGACCCGCACGCTCGATCGCCACAAGCCGATCGACTACACGCAGTTCTAG
- a CDS encoding pyruvate dehydrogenase complex E1 component subunit beta: protein MPIQVLMPALSPTMEKGNLAKWLKKEGETIKSGDVIAEIETDKATMEVEATDEGTLGKILIPEGTADVAVNTPIATILADGESAADLAKAPAPAKPAAEAAPPTSAKAEAPAPKAAPAPQAVAEPDPEVPAGTEMVTQTIREALRDAMAEEMRRDADVFVMGEEVAEYQGAYKVTQGLLQEFGARRVIDTPITEHGFAGIGVGAAMTGLKPIVEFMTFNFAMQAIDQIINSAAKTLYMSGGQMGCSIVFRGPNGAAARVAAQHSQDYSSWYSNVPGLKVVAPFSAADYKGLLKAAIRDPNPVIFLENEVLYGHTGEVPKLDDFVIPIGKARIVRSGSHVTIISWSNGMTYALKAADELAKDGIEAEVIDLRTLRPMDTETIVNSVKKTGRAVTVEEGWAQSGVGAEIAARIMENAFDYLDAPVARVSGKDVPMPYAANLEKLALPSAAEVVEAAKAVCYR from the coding sequence ATGCCAATTCAAGTGCTGATGCCCGCGTTGTCGCCCACGATGGAGAAGGGCAACCTTGCCAAGTGGCTGAAGAAAGAGGGCGAGACGATCAAGTCCGGCGACGTGATCGCCGAGATCGAGACCGACAAGGCGACCATGGAAGTCGAGGCGACCGACGAGGGGACGCTCGGCAAGATCCTGATCCCCGAGGGCACCGCCGACGTTGCCGTGAACACGCCGATCGCGACCATCCTCGCCGATGGCGAGAGCGCCGCCGATCTCGCCAAGGCGCCCGCGCCGGCGAAGCCGGCAGCCGAGGCTGCTCCGCCCACGTCCGCGAAGGCCGAGGCACCCGCGCCCAAGGCTGCGCCCGCACCGCAGGCCGTTGCCGAACCCGATCCCGAAGTGCCCGCCGGCACCGAGATGGTGACGCAGACCATCCGCGAAGCGCTGCGCGACGCGATGGCCGAAGAGATGCGCCGCGACGCCGACGTCTTCGTGATGGGCGAAGAGGTCGCCGAATATCAGGGCGCCTACAAGGTGACCCAGGGCCTGCTCCAGGAATTCGGCGCCAGGCGCGTGATCGACACGCCGATCACCGAGCACGGCTTCGCCGGCATCGGCGTCGGTGCCGCCATGACCGGGCTGAAGCCGATCGTCGAGTTCATGACCTTCAACTTCGCCATGCAGGCGATCGACCAGATTATCAACTCGGCGGCCAAGACGCTCTACATGTCCGGCGGACAGATGGGCTGCTCGATCGTGTTCCGCGGCCCGAACGGCGCCGCCGCACGTGTCGCCGCCCAGCACAGCCAGGACTACTCGTCCTGGTATTCCAACGTCCCGGGTCTCAAGGTGGTCGCGCCGTTCTCCGCAGCGGACTACAAGGGCCTGCTCAAGGCTGCGATCCGCGATCCCAATCCGGTGATCTTCCTCGAGAACGAGGTGCTCTACGGCCATACCGGCGAAGTGCCGAAGCTTGATGACTTCGTGATCCCGATCGGTAAGGCGCGCATCGTGCGTTCGGGCAGCCACGTCACCATCATCTCCTGGTCGAACGGCATGACCTACGCGCTGAAAGCCGCCGACGAACTCGCCAAGGACGGTATCGAGGCCGAGGTGATCGACCTGCGCACGCTGCGGCCGATGGACACCGAGACCATCGTCAACTCGGTCAAGAAGACCGGTCGTGCGGTCACGGTGGAAGAGGGCTGGGCGCAGAGCGGCGTCGGCGCCGAGATCGCCGCGCGCATCATGGAGAACGCCTTCGACTATCTCGATGCGCCGGTCGCGCGCGTCTCCGGCAAGGACGTCCCGATGCCCTATGCCGCGAACCTGGAGAAACTCGCGCTGCCGTCGGCAGCCGAAGTGGTCGAGGCCGCCAAAGCCGTCTGCTACAGGTAG